TTTCATACTACCCTCAGATTGCCAAATTGCAACAGACTCAAACAAGGTGGCTTCTAGAATTTcttctttataatttttagattgaATTTCATATCAGTATATCAATTTATATATCTAGAAATTTGCAGAATTCGTTCATTTTTGTGATGCCACTATTACCTATTGATTGCAGAATATCCAACATATATCTTCACTCGAAGAAAGGCTTCGAGGGTGGTATATTGAATGTAGACAACGtgcaaatggaaaattagaTTTGGTAATTGTATATTCAAAACTTTTATtgcttttacttttcttaaTAATATCAAAGTTTCAAAAGAGGTAATGTAGATTTGAGTGATTTGGTTTCTTTAAAACATTaccatgaaatgaaatgaattatCTAGTAATGTATGTTAGATGAAAGGATtcaaaaacttttaatttaacttaatcaCCTATTTTATCATTAAGCATACTCAAACTTCTTTTACCCCTTGATGAGTAATAACTTTGCACATGACTTCCATGAATTTATTCGATGCTAATGAAGCTAATGCAACCTATTATCTTTGCAGTTCTATCATCATGGACAACCAAGTAGGATGTTTCGCTCAACTGTCGAGGTTGTCGAGTTTATAATGGAGGCTTTCATTGATAAGGAGACATCGGGGAATCAGTCTACACAAGTGAGTTATTAAAaccataaataattaaaatgcgaaaattagtttttttttcttttccttaatgCCTAGTGTGTGATTTCATTTGGGTGCCAATTCAGGAGCTAGGTCCTGCTATTGCAACAAAAGACTTCTCGAAGATAAATATAATTtccaatgaggaagaagaaattccTCCATCCGAGTTAATTAAGATCTCTAGTGCAAAGGAGTTTCCGAATGCTCCTTCCGAAACTAGTAGAAAGGTTGATAGTACTAGTGTGGAGAAGGCAAATCCAGAAATTGACCTTAAACTTTTTATGGAAGAATCAAGCAACTACCTCACGAACTTCTTTGCTGGATTGGGTGCACAAGATTATTCCTTTGAAGCAAATCTTACaccttaaaagaaaaatgatctcCTTATATCTGCAAAGTATTTGACTATTCTCATTGAAGAAAGCAGTGAGAATAAGGATGATGCATTTAGTGATGAAGAGACTCAAACATGATGCAAATATGCTTGAGGGGAGGATTGCTTTGATTAGTTGAGAAAGGCAACCATCACTTTGCACCAGCTCAAGCATCCAAGAGAAGAggctaaaatgacatgcattagTTCAAATGTCTCTTCACAAATATCTGATTTGGTTCATTTGATCAGTGCAagtaaactatttttatttacatttcattCATCAGACTTGTTGGACAATATCTGTTCTCGAAACTTTTGTCATTTGAACTATGAATCATTAAGCCTTGTTTGTCAGCCAGGAATAGAGAAATTGGAATGGGAATAAAGCCTATGTTTtctcaccatttttttttcgtgGCCTATAATCTTTATTAAGAATAAAGACTCGCTTCAAATTGTTGTCATCAGTACAGGAGCTGGTGAGTTGAAATAACGAAATCAGGAACGTAATGGGGGCATTTATTTCCCTCTATTCAGGTGTTTGCTGCCATATTTGCTGGAATGGTCACATTAGAAAACAAACCATGTCTGTATTCATTTTCTGCGACATAGAACTCAGCAGGGTGATCAAGTTGAATATCTCAAACGACAGCTTAAATTTCCATCAGATGGTCTAATAGGGTAGAAGACCATGTCCGATCAGAGTCACAGTTATCATCGCTTACCGAGGCAGCGACTTAGACCAGCGTCGTAGGCTATTCTCTTAGGATACTGATCAGAAGAGACAGTCAGTATGGGTCAGTTATTGTGCCAAAGGAACGCTTATTGGTCATTGCCAATCGAGCCTTCAACATGACGCTTAAGAAGAAGCCTAACCTACAATATCTTTCTCCAACCGTAGGTACCATTACCATTTATACTCACCCCTTGGTTATTAATTAGCTTTTCTATTTAATTAGACCATTGATTCTGTAATGGTTAACATTATCAATGTACAGGGAACTTATATCTTTTAATTGGTATTACTGTTCACAATTCACtttttcattatcaaatgatAAACTATAAATCTTGTCATGgatattttttggcttttgtaaTTGACATTCATATGGATGACTCGTGAATCAATCTTGTTTAATACTTTCTTAAAAAACTAATAATATGCATATGGTAATGTAatcatatattaaatgaattgaGAAAAAATGATTATGTCATCCCATCTTATTTATGTCTCTGTTTATATAGTGAATCATTATTTTgatacaatttattttttagtaaaatGCATAGTTTGTTTAATCCTTATGGAAACCACCAAAGAAGACCacataaattaatattaatctCCCATGCATTTATATATTCATTACAGCAGGATGATTTATTTTCCGTTGAGTTGCCAAAAGTAGGTAGAATCTGCTTTTTATGTGGACTCATTGATGCCTCGTacaatgcttagtgcattaaaaTGTTGTTTCTCTCCTTATTCTATGCTGTATTGAGATAGATgtatgaattatattaaaaaaggtCCTACATTAGAAAATTGATATGATGTTAattagttaatatatcataattagcTCATAACtcattgttttaaaattttgggtGATGGGCTCAGACTTGGGATCTCCCTTGGCTCGATGTTTGGTGAAATTAAGGGAGAATCTTGTGACCAATGCAGTTACAGGCACCATCATGATGCAACCATGGCTTGAACCAGTGGAACCCCTGCTATACGCGACATTTCACTGTTGCTAGGCGAAACACTGTTGCCCATGGTCAAAAGAATACTCTACGACAAGCATGTTTCTGTCGGGATCTCTAAATGGTAGAGTTAAACAAAGACCTATCGCGGTATCTAATCTTGTCCTTTTTATTCGAGGTGGTATCTTCGGTACCTCACAGTGTACTCGAAGTTGCCCATAAGCGGAAGATTGTGTCACTAGATATGTTCCCCTAAAATCTTATGAAGCCTTGGAAAATAGCCGTCCCGGCTTGCTGAGTCAAACCGTCGATGATTCCATGTAACACGTGACCCATCACACTGCTCTCACCCCAATCTTTCCTCTGACTATATCCGTGTCCTAAAAATTTACAACAAGGCACTCTTGGATAGTGACCATGTCCCAGACGAAATGCTTGGGATCTCATGGTTGGTAATCCAAGTTGATCTGCGAGATGCACGCTTGGATGATTAATGAATCCCAGCCCAGGCACGGTTGTGATAGAGACGCTATGGCCCGTTGGCCAGGCGGGAGAGGAATTCACTTGCTGTTCTAGCAGAGTGACAGGAATGAAGAAGGTACAACAGCGCAGAGGGTGCAAATCGAGCTTGCAGTCTTGTCAGTGATAAGAAAAGCCCATGCCTATCTTCCCGCAAACATTGCACCTGAGTGCCTCGCTGGTAGACTGGGCCTCGAGTCAAAGTATGCATGTGTATGTAAGAAAGAGAGATAATAAGAAGTATAATTCCTTTCAAAGCTGCTCATCAAGATCTCAAGAATGCAGAAAAATCGTAAGAACGCTTCAAAATCAAGATCTGGAACTACACAATTTGTGATGATACAGCAATGGGGCGCCTGCATGGCTTTCTCTGGAAAAAACCACACTTTATGCCACATAATTCAATCCCTAAAAGCACATGCAGTCCCAACTCTGGTCAGATAGCATTAGGACAACCTGATACATTTGAAGATGCAAAGCCAGAAACATCCTGAACACTTTGTTTAGTTCTGCTGAGCACTCGAGCAACGTTAGTACTGCACAGGATAAAACTGGCTAAAGCATATAGCTCTTCTTTTAGATGAACCTGAAAAACATGaatcaagaaaataagaaacacagTTAATCGATGAAGACAGTTCATAATCGATTGACTCTTCTAATGAATCCAAAGTAGATGGGATCAGAGTTAAAGACATCCTCATGTTTTGTTGCTTGTTTTACTCCAGGTTTCCATTAAGTTTCCTCTTGCATTGGCATAATTAGATCCTATCAGTTTGAACAGTTTGTGTTTATAGAATAATATTAACTTGACAAGGTCTTTCTACAGACATATATACAAAGATATATCTAATCAGGTTTGAAAATCCGTGTGTGTGATCTGTGCAAGAGATAGTTCAGAGAGGAAAATATGACGGAGATGCAGAGGAGTCGAACAGAACCTAGGAGCGGAAAGTTCCTTCCATTCTTATGTAGCTTGCTTGTTGATATCgaccatgaaaagaaattaaCGGTACTATTTCAAAAGAGAGGATAACATGAATATTTCTTCAAAATATAAGTGGTCATCCCGCACCTAAGTTTTCTTGGCTTCACCTATTTAAATATCTGAGAAACTCACTGGCCATGCAAGTTGAATTAGGGATGTGCAACGGGAACCACTTGAACTGGGAACTGACCGGACTGGCTGGTTTTGGACGGTTCCCACGATCAGCGGTCTAGTTCCccgttccaaggtgggaactgAACCGACTAGACCGAaccgatttttcttttatatataatttataatatataatataaaaacattatattatattatatataaaacttattacaatcgaaattgcaattgaggtaacaaccTTTATGTGGCCAAAAGACCAACAAAACTTTTCTTGTtattctttatttatagagaaaacatACTTGTTAGTTTTGTTTTCTACTCAATGTGAGACAAGGCTCCAAGAGTTTCTCATGCTCACacactctctcttgctcccctcactaaTAAAAGACAAGACACTTCAAGTCTCCAAGAGTCCCacatcgactaaacattcaaagcataaaagaaatattgtttATAAAACTTAAGCCAAGCATGGCCTTTAGCcaaattgttcatggcttttatgcttgcaagtgaagtttgaatactTTATATGTGAAAACATGTGATTAGTTTTATTAAATCGCCTAGGAatcgaattggattgatcggtgCTCTGGTcttcggttcccaattttgggaactagctctcccggtccggttcccggttccattccaaggtggaaccggatTGAAccggaaccgatcacccctaagtTGAATATCGCTTTTCCaaacatgcaaaaaaaaaaactaagaccTGCTTTGATTGGTCTCCTCTATATTTTAACGATTGAAGATAACTGTTTTTGTACCCACGGGATTGTTCCGCAGCACAAATGCACGTTTTAACACGTCTGACTAGGTTCACCTTGCGTCCGGcaaaattccaaattccaaatttcataaaatgTGTATGTCCAATCAAAGAACatgttctcttttttctcccgCGGCAAATCAAAAGCCAAATGCAATGACCATTGCGAGATGTTTAAATCCATGATCAGTGAACTTGGAAGCACCTTAATGCAAAAGAAAGTCAACGATCGAGGTGAGTTTCTGctctttaattaaataataacaatctttttttgggtcggaagataattctttttattcattttactaAGGTAAGACAGAAGAGCCCACAGAAGAAGCTTCGGTACGGAGTAAATCCTAAAGGGGCTTTGTGTAGGAAAAGAAACCCAATTCCACGAAAGGACTTTTTTCCCTTTGGGCTTCAGCAACCTTTGTAAATTTTCGGAACtctgttttttccccttttcatttCGTTCTATTTTGAGTACCATTCACTGAAGTTGCTTTGCATTGCAAGTTCAGATTCCACAATCCTCCACTCCGGGCAGATACATTAAGAAAATTCTGAGCTAATAAATTTGGTGATGTTATTATACATGTAGAGTTCATGGGGAAATTATCCTatgatttctaaatttattgcacaaaTGTTCATGGAACTTTTTAACTTTGTCAATTTAAGCCTAAGCTTTTTGCGTGGcgtttcaatataatcattctagttaatttcaaccggaaaTCGTTGTTGTGTCAGCAATTTCTTGCAAAAAATTGACTAGGAGAGctacattggaatttcacataaagatttaagattgaattggcgaAGTTAGAAAGTTAATGAATAAATTGGGTATtcttacaatagatttagggataattggaaaattacctTTAGAATTTTTGGTAGCACATTTCTTAGCGGTTGTCCAATTAGTACGTTAGCCTTTAGTGTAAGTATCATCTTCCATCAGGCGCCAAGGCTATGACTTGTGTTATCATGTGACTAATTAAAGTTTTCTCAAATAGCAAGTGCATGCCTAATctaatttctcataaatttccTAGATTTAGAATTTCACGTAGCGCTTAAATGATAGCAAAATGAGAAGCAATGTCAGTGGCCAAGCCTTTCGAGGAAATGCTTATCTCCTAAGGCAAAGGAAAATTTGTGTTGGAATCTAACTCCTTTATGGTCCATACAATAATCTTTGTAGCTTAGCCTTTTTATCTCTCTAATCTTATTTACAAAAGATTGGATTCATTCCTTTCTTCCCAAGGAGTTCTAGATTCATCAATACCACAACCTAGGACTTGCATAATGTCATACATcgaagagaaaatttcaaataaatgtttgaaatagaccttatttcaataaagacctaaagtggaCATGGTAGtcttaaataaaaacttgaagtgATCATAACAATTTGAAATAAGGTTTGACCTCATTAATCACTGGTTGGCTAGATATTCCAATTGATCAAGGGACATTTTTGTCAAgatatcattttaattttaaaatattttttctatttttttctatttttctatttttctatttttctttttcttttcttttgtttttctttttgcaaggGCCTGCCAACGGCAAAGAAGACAactagaaaaaaggaaaaaaaaaaagaaaaaaaatgtaaatgacgaaaatgcccttgacCAATTGGGAAGTCAAGCTATTCTTTGAAACTAAATAGCCACTTTAAgcgtttatttaaaataaaatctatttcagttccttatttaagaaaataaaaatatagtataaactatactaatatacctaaaatatgtaatcaatataaatactaaattaaacatatattatatatatagaaaatacatattttataatagaaagaaataaaaatatagaaataaaaataggaaaaaataaaaacgaaaattgttattttaaattttctttttattagaatttcaatattatatatttaattttaatttatttgtattatttaattattattttaattttcttaatttaaatttaggacATTCATGccattatttggaattttccctctATCAAAGCACTGTAAAGAGAACAACCCACGCATGGTTGCGTTGGTTGAGGCCTGACCTCCTTACCGTCTCATGCATTTTTAGAGTTTAGGGAATATTCATGTAATGCATGTCATTTTGAGATTTATATATTCTTAGGTTTTTAATACTcatatcatataaaaaaattaactattaaTGGCATTACATGCATCCTCAGCATTGCACATAGTTCAATATCaataaatatttcataaaatcacattatattcctagaaaatagcactTCATATTGATTTGTCTCACAGGATTAGTTTGTGGTTagtcccaaaatagaaaatgcgCGTAAAATAGGAAATGCATGCACATTTAATAGACTTTAGGatatttgtcttcttctttttttttgatatcCAGGATCTACCGGGCCCGCCTTTTGCTTACGCCTCCGGTTCGGTTTGTTCTACAGAACCACGCTCACCTctaaattaaatgacacgtgatagttgactagtataccaatttagggattttacgctcagtttacaattttgtgatttttttgtagtattaatccaatttagcatagtgTATAGTgcataaatttaccattttggggttttttgattgaataaattagtttgggataaatttgtcacctCGGACAGCGTCAATACTTGGTGGAGACTAGCATGAGGAACCCTActaccctttttattttatatccGGGTCCCTCACTTAAAACACTAGCAATTATGGGTTTCAAACCTCGACCTACCACGCTCCGATAAGGAGGATTATGGGTTTCCTCAACCAACAACACTTACCTATTGGTGGGTTAGGGCATTTGTCTTTTTGTCAagggaaagaacaaaaatacatttgaaagTCTCATGTAGATTGCATAGTCAACATTCCATAACATATCATTTAAAATTCATCGTGCATAACATTCATTCATTTTGTCTGTCTATCTTCCTAACTAATAGTTTGAAGAAAATGTAGTGATGATGGATAGTAATATGCTCCGCTTTGCCTTAGTGAATCCAGGTTCCTTAAATtttctgcaatttatttactactTAGATTTTTATGAAGGTGAACGAGTCTCCATAGTCCAAACAAGACAATATCAATAATACATAATTtctcgaaaaaaaattaatgcacaACTTTCTTTTTATACGCCGGCTAGCATGCTTCCATCTTTGTCTTAATCCGATGTCAATTAACTTCATAAcagataataattcaaaattttcatgttgAAAACTATAAAAGATGTCGAAGATGTGATATTTATATTATGAAGTATGAAAGTTCGTTGAATATAACTCGTAAGCATAGAATCTTTCTTGAGTTTTGTTTCtagatggattaatttttaaaattaacattAGATAATCTTTTTTTACATGAGTTATTAATTATCGTAAGAAATAATCGACAATTTAAGCAACATAAGGTCTGAAATAAAATTAGAAGGTGCGAAGCGCAAATCTGGGGAATTATTATTTTACTGATATCCGCagttttatattcatttttcccTTAGTTAAGACAATTGTTTTTTAAAATCAGAAGGAAGAAATTAGACGTTGCGTGATACAATCCTCTCGAAAGCCCgcctcaaatctctctctctctctctctcaccctctctctctccgccgtCTGTccacccatctctctctcttcgccgtCTGTccacccatctctctctctctctcttcgccgtCTGTccacccatctctctctctcttcgccgtCTGTCCAcccagagagaaagagagaggagagaatcAACTCGCTTCTGGAAACGCTTGTAGGAGAAGGGACCAGctcagtttttttatttatttaaatactTACTACCGAAGGGAGGATCGCCCCGTTTTCTCCATGAAACGCCTTATTATTCCGAAAACCCACCACCCTCTCCCTTCGCCGAAAAGCTTCAAAACCCTCTCCTCCTTCCCTTCCCATCGTCTCTTCACTCCCCACCAACAACCACCACCACGGGCCAGCCCGTCGTTCCCCGatggcctcctcctcctccgcagCCGCCCACCGCCGCCCCAAGGTGGTCGTCATCATAGGCGCCACCGGGTGCGGCAAGTCCCGCCTCTCCATCGACGTCGCCTCCCACTTCCCTTCCGAGGTCATCAACTCTGATAAGACGCAAGTCTACCGGGGCCTAGACATCACGCCCAACAAGATAGCCCCGGCCGACCGCCGCGGCTTCCCCCACCACCTCCTCGGCTCCCTCGACCCGGACGACGGCGAGATGACCCCGTCGCAGTTCCGCTCCCTCGGCGACGACGCCATTTCCGACGTCGCTTCCCGCGGGAATCTCCCCATCCTCGCTCTCCTGGCGGAGCGGTTTGGCCCGCTGGCAAGACCCGACTTGAGGTACGACTGTTGCTTTCTGTGCGTCGACGTGCTGCTGCCCGTGCTGAAGAAGCACCTGCCGAAGCGCGTGGACAGAATGCTCCGCGTGGGCGCTTTCGATGAGCTCGTCGGATACTACGACCTGCGCTGGACCAACCCGGGGGCTTGGGCCGGGCTGAGGAAGGCCATAGGCGTGCTCGAGTTCGACCGATATTTCGAGAAGTACCCGCCGCCGAGGGGGGTCCGCCCGGGGGACGCGTGGGGGCGCGCTGGCGGCGAGCAACCCTCCGGCTGCCTCTGCCGGCGACACAACTCGGAAGTTCCGAGGCTCTAGTGGTGTGGCCCACATACAAAAAAGGGGTTAAGGTGCGTTGAGGAAAGTTGTGCCCCGGCTTGACCGTACGGCCCAGAAAGAAgggcttttcctttttgggcttCTCGCGGGTCCACTGATTCCCCGTGGACGTCGCGCGCGTACGTGGCGGAACGAAGGCGCTGTCCCGGGCCGTCGGATTCGCCAACGTCGGAACGTGCGATTCGTGGCGCGCACGTTGCTGCGAGGAACCTCCGTACATCAGGAGTTCGCTCGGTTCGGTTTTTAGCGGTTAACAGACAACTGACTCAAAATTCCCGGAAAAGCACAAGAACCAAGGAACCGagcattctctcttcttctccttctctgtcTCTGTCCCTCCGTCTTTCTCTCTTGCAAATTTTCAgcctctctctcgctcgctcgctcccCCGCCCGCTCTGTCGCATTTCAATTTGGTCTGCTggatctttctcttttctttctcggGTCGTCCGTCAGATCGCTGGCCTTCTGGTGGGTGGTGCAACTTTTCCATCCTCTGTTCCgattcttgatgttcttcttCGGATAAATTCCTGCGTAGTCGACAAGAATTTGAGTTTAATGCATGTCTGGGGATGAATTTTGTGTTTGTGGACGATGTAGGGAAGAGGGGAATAGGAATGggaatttacaattttttctgCGATATGTGTCGTTGTATGATTTAGGATCTCTGCTTCTTCTTGGTTTTTAAAATGGCGTTCTCGCTCAATTTGCTTGCGGTTTGTCGATTAGTAATGCGTGATGCGTTGAAGGTGGTTGGTTTCCTAGGATTTCAGGAATTCAAGCCGTCCCGAAAAACCAAATCAACGGAGCTTTCAGTTGATGGCCTGTTGAAATTGTCGAGACGGGTTGAGTTATGTTGTGCTGCGG
The sequence above is drawn from the Eucalyptus grandis isolate ANBG69807.140 chromosome 11, ASM1654582v1, whole genome shotgun sequence genome and encodes:
- the LOC104427522 gene encoding adenylate isopentenyltransferase-like, whose amino-acid sequence is MASSSSAAAHRRPKVVVIIGATGCGKSRLSIDVASHFPSEVINSDKTQVYRGLDITPNKIAPADRRGFPHHLLGSLDPDDGEMTPSQFRSLGDDAISDVASRGNLPILALLAERFGPLARPDLRYDCCFLCVDVLLPVLKKHLPKRVDRMLRVGAFDELVGYYDLRWTNPGAWAGLRKAIGVLEFDRYFEKYPPPRGVRPGDAWGRAGGEQPSGCLCRRHNSEVPRL